A region from the Bactrocera dorsalis isolate Fly_Bdor chromosome 1, ASM2337382v1, whole genome shotgun sequence genome encodes:
- the LOC105231190 gene encoding protein phosphatase 1F, translating into MSEKESANGAISAQSVECTRLREFKNYLRELVRDRVNDATNAGETNRACISRSSNETYPVCSQEVYAEIIMTVWNHLQLKRCPRYFQLSILRAVVAEVEQGFSNAKECEFTVKGINDSTKSTDNEMVYDLVKLQKYIVNNLEKLLTRLSDNSEVGNIPNFADSEDLCLDGIKCNCNTKLPPVAYITGHIKNKPRKMEDRHICLERFSELYKLKSTFSFYGVFDGHSGPLAASYAVSQIPYLLAESLRSISNDLDDVKAYREAFEHSFLQTDKMFSRKGISSGTTAVCVLLAQQTPPSYGHLYVAWVGDSKALLVSPTVSLQLVKSHKPDAPDERKRIEMAEGGGTVLYVQGQWRVNGILNVSRSIGDYSVAPAIAEPDFVDVSLTAAHDFIVLGTDGLFDHVSENKIVDTIYKLLADSEQKIENIPKILIELAKDGDSQDNITVVIIFLKNRLDIVQNFKKY; encoded by the coding sequence ATGTCTGAAAAAGAATCTGCAAATGGAGCAATCTCAGCGCAATCTGTTGAATGCACCCGATTacgtgaatttaaaaactatctCCGTGAGTTAGTGCGGGACAGAGTAAATGATGCAACCAATGCTGGAGAAACTAATCGTGCTTGCATTTCGCGCAGCAGCAACGAAACATACCCAGTGTGTTCTCAGGAAGTGTACGCTGAAATAATTATGACTGTATGGAATCATTTACAGTTAAAACGATGTCCACGATATTTTCAATTATCCATTTTGCGAGCCGTCGTTGCAGAAGTCGAACAAGGATTTTCAAACGCTAAGGAATGTGAGTTCACTGTGAAAGGCATAAACGATTCCACAAAATCAACAGATAATGAAATGGTTTATGATTTggtaaaattacaaaagtatATAGTgaacaatttggaaaaattgctgACACGTTTGAGCGATAATTCTGAAGTAGGCAACATACCGAATTTTGCAGATTCAGAAGATTTATGTCTGGATGGAATAAAATGCAACTGCAATACGAAGCTGCCACCAGTAGCTTACATAACTggtcatattaaaaataaaccacGCAAAATGGAAGATCGCCACATTTGTTTAGAACGATTTAGTGaattatataaactaaaatCTACATTCAGTTTTTATGGTGTATTCGATGGTCATTCAGGCCCATTGGCAGCAAGCTACGCTGTAAGTCAAATACCATATCTTCTAGCTGAAAGTTTACGATCCATCAGCAATGACCTTGATGATGTTAAGGCGTATAGGGAAGCTTTTGAGCATTCTTTTCTCCAGACAGATAAAATGTTCTCTCGAAAAGGAATTTCCAGCGGTACAACGGCCGTTTGTGTACTTCTAGCGCAACAGACTCCACCGTCTTACGGGCATTTATACGTTGCATGGGTAGGTGATTCAAAGGCATTACTTGTTAGCCCAACGGTAAGTTTACAATTAGTTAAATCACATAAACCGGATGCGCCAGATGAACGTAAACGAATTGAAATGGCAGAAGGTGGTGGTACAGTACTGTATGTTCAAGGACAATGGCGTGTAAATGGTATTTTAAATGTATCTCGCTCCATTGGCGATTATTCAGTGGCTCCAGCGATTGCAGAACCCGATTTTGTGGACGTTTCCTTAACGGCGGCGCACGATTTTATCGTTTTGGGTACGGACGGTTTATTCGACCATGTGTCCGAAAATAAAATAGTGGAcactatttataaattattggcCGATAGTgagcaaaaaattgaaaacattccAAAAATTCTTATAGAATTAGCAAAAGATGGAGACTCCCAAGACAATATTACTGTTGTTattatctttttaaaaaatcgacTCGATattgttcaaaatttcaaaaaatattaa
- the LOC105231191 gene encoding UBX domain-containing protein 7 encodes MSTPNEELVERVVEVTGANADEAKHLLSACNNDVESAVALYFEQGGSAAEAVPAPVIDDEDNVRAPIAPKREQLIGPEDDNFLAAPSLSASGRMQRMNQRVKVCPFRDFAREGALMEEQLQADASGLGSSNGASGRRWASTRAASMVTSAVRAQSTDSKPSTSSRLGDLFRPPTDISFAGTFQAARARATALSQWLLVNVQDENFNSQVLNRDVWSNKEVRQVIKRRFLLWQIDTDTSEGRRFVTFYHCANLPYVCVVDPRTGEEMWKCTEPKESNVLCGLREFISEHKEFMDDGADDSPSTSKRTITLSDDEQEVEGCAEKKKRLKLLDLTEEEQINLAIRNSMRENGNANGKGKSKHTANNEDREEGTNDADDSSEFESMEEFGDEDSKSAYEHTNTSYETQLGKATNELTALRLRLLNAEGNDEVVQLRWPSDTLLKVLRLYIGEKHAHVTKNGGTYKLICAFPRKTLEAEHDSSSMKELGLHPSANLHITLDE; translated from the exons atgtCCACACCAAATGAGGAACTGGTGGAACGCGTCGTTGAAGTAACGGGTGCAAATGCAGATGAGGCTAAACACTTATTAAGTGCCTGCAACAACGACGTAGAGTCAGCTGTTGCCTTGTATTTTGAGCAAGGAGGAAGTGCTGCTGAAGCCGTCCCAGCACCAGTTATTGACGATGAAGATAATGTTCGAGCACCTATAGCGCCAAAGCGTGAACAATTAATAGGACCTGAAGATGATAATTTTCTAGCTGCACCCTCTTTATCTGCTTCGGGGCGAATGCAACGTATGAATCAGCGTGTTAAAGTGTGTCCTTTTCGTGATTTTGCACGTGAAGGAGCATTAATGGAAGAACAATTGCAAGCAGACGCATCTGGTTTAGGATCATCAAATGGAGCATCAGGCCGACGTTGGGCTAGTACTCGCGCTGCGTCTATGGTGACATCAGCTGTTAGAGCGCAGTCTACAGATTCCAAACCATCCACTTCATCGCGTTTGGGTGATCTCTTCCGTCCACCAACTGATATATCATTTGCTGGTACTTTCCAGGCAGCTCGTGCTCGTGCGACGGCGCTCAGTCAATGGTTGCTTGTGAATGTTCaagatgaaaattttaattcacaagTATTAAATCGCGACGTTTGGTCCAACAAAGAAGTGCGGCAGGTTATTAAAAGAAGATTTCTATTGTGGCAA ATTGATACCGATACTTCGGAGGGACGTCGTTTTGTTACATTTTATCATTGTGCGAATTTGCCGTATGTTTGTGTGGTTGATCCACGAACTGGTGAAGAGATGTGGAAGTGCACAGAGCCAAAGGAATCGAATGTTTTATGTGGGTTGCGTGAATTTATTAGTGAGCACAAGGAATTCATGGATGACGGTGCTGATGACAGTCCATCTACTTCCAAACGCACTATTACCTTGTCAGATGATGAACAGGAGGTGGAGGGCTGTGCAGAGAAAAAGAAACGCTTAAAATTGCTCGATCTAACAGAAGAAGAGCAAATTAATTTGGCGATACGTAATTCCATGCGAGAAAATGGTAATGCAAATGGCAAAGGTAAAAGTAAGCATACTGCTAATAATGAAGACCGTGAGGAGGGCACTAATGATGCGGACGATAGTAGTGAATTCGAGTCAATGGAAGAATTCGGAGACGAGGATAGCAAAAGTGCATACGAACATACGAATACATCATATGAAACTCAGCTTGGTAAAGCTACCAACGAACTAACCGCTCTTAGACTACGTTTACTCAATGCCGAAGGTAATGATGAGGTGGTACAGTTGCGTTGGCCATCGGATACGCTACTGAAAGTGCTTCGACTGTATATTGGTGAAAAGCATGCACATGTTACAAAAAATGGCGGCACATACAAATTGATTTGTGCGTTCCCTCGAAAAACGCTTGAGGCAGAGCATGACAGTTCTTCAATGAAGGAATTGGGCTTGCATCCTTCAGCGAATTTACATATAACGTTAGATGAGTGA